Proteins from a single region of Lepus europaeus isolate LE1 chromosome 4, mLepTim1.pri, whole genome shotgun sequence:
- the ZNF623 gene encoding zinc finger protein 623 translates to MLSDKLTVMEPPASDVTLGELLGNPEGQSLAGSPSQEEEFKQVTVTHWKIQTGAPASACGESGRGPLLNSDLLLLPRELVGGGAHPCDVCGESFMFGSELVRHQTSHTGEKPYICDQCGQGFGQRALLTEHQRIHAGKRPCVCHMCGDRFAHYADLTEHQRAHAGEKPFKCAQCGKAFGHSSDLIRHQRVHTRERPFECKECGKGFSQSSLLIRHQRIHTGERPYECNECGKSFIRSSSLIRHYQIHTEVKQYECKECGKAFRHRSDLIEHQRIHTGERPFECNECGKAFIRSSKLIQHQRIHTGERPYVCNECGKRFSQTSNFTQHQRIHTGEKLYECSECGKAFFLSSYLIRHQKIHTGERVYECKECGKAFLQKAHLTEHQKIHTGDRPFECKDCGKAFIQSSKLLLHQIIHTGEKPYVCSYCGRGFIQRSNFLQHQKVHTEEKLYECRQFEKDLNSPPGFEHSPDAQQEGLPLSTAPLCLGERPVGQEDPPGDL, encoded by the coding sequence ATGCTGTCAGACAAGCTCACGGTGATGGAGCCCCCTGCGTCTGACGTCACGTTAGGAGAGCTTTTGGGAAACCCGGAAGGGCAGAGCCTGGCAGGTTCCCCCTCTCAGGAAGAGGAATTCAAGCAGGTGACAGTGACGCATTGGAAGATCCAGACGGGGGCTCCGGCCTCAGCGTGTGGTGAGTCAGGGCGGGGTCCTCTGCTGAACTCCGACCTGCTGCTACTCCCACGGGAGCTCGTGGGCGGGGGCGCCCATCCTTGCGATGTCTGTGGCGAAAGCTTCATGTTTGGCTCGGAGCTCGTTAGGCATCAGACTTCTCACACTGGGGAGAAACCTTACATATGCGATCAGTGTGGGCAAGGCTTTGGGCAGCGTGCTCTCCTGACAGAGCACCAGAGGATCCACGCCGGGAAGAGACCTTGCGTGTGTCACATGTGTGGGGACCGCTTCGCTCACTACGCAGACCTCACCGAGCACCAGCGAGCACACGCCGGGGAAAAGCCCTTCAAGTGTGCacagtgtgggaaagccttcggGCACAGCTCGGACCTGATCCGCCACCAGCGCGTTCACACCAGGGAAAGACCGTTTGAGTGCAAGGAGTGTGGGAAAGGCTTCAGTCAGAGCTCGCTGCTTATTCGCCATCAGAGGATTCACACCGGGGAGAGGCCCTACGAGTGCAACGAATGCGGGAAGTCCTTCATCCGCAGCTCCAGCCTCATCCGGCATTACCAGATCCACACGGAGGTGAAGCAGTACGAGTGCAAGGAGTGCGGCAAGGCCTTCCGCCACCGCTCGGACCTCATCGAGCACCAGCGGATCCACACCGGGGAGCGGCCCTTTGAGTGCAAcgagtgtgggaaagccttcatcCGGAGCTCCAAGCTCATCCAGCACCAGAGGATCCACACAGGAGAAAGGCCGTACGTCTGCAACGAGTGCGGGAAGCGCTTCAGCCAGACGTCCAACTTCACCCAGCACCAGAGgattcacactggagagaaactgTACGAGTGCAGCGAATGTGGCAAAGCCTTCTTCCTGAGCTCCTACCTCATCCGACACCAGAAGATCCACACTGGCGAGCGGGTGTATGAGTGCAAAGAGTGCGGGAAGGCTTTTCTCCAGAAAGCCCACCTCACCGAGCACCAGAAGATCCACACTGGGGACAGGCCCTTCGAGTGCAAAGACTGCGGCAAGGCGTTCATCCAGAGCTCCAAGCTGCTGCTGCACCAGATCATCCACACCGGAGAGAAGCCCTACGTGTGCAGCTACTGCGGGAGGGGCTTCATCCAGAGGTCGAacttcctgcagcaccagaaGGTCCACACCGAGGAGAAGCTCTACGAATGTCGTCAGTTTGAGAAGGACTTGAACTCGCCGCCAGGCTTCGAGCACAGTCCCGATGCCCAGCAGGAGGGCCTTCCCTTGAGCACGGCCCCGCTGTGTTTGGGGGAGCGGCCCGTGGGCCAGGAGGACCCTCCAGGTGACCTGTGA